The Coffea eugenioides isolate CCC68of chromosome 8, Ceug_1.0, whole genome shotgun sequence genome has a segment encoding these proteins:
- the LOC113780320 gene encoding uncharacterized protein LOC113780320 encodes MTKWQMIFFKFDIIFTTQKAIKGQAIVDHLGKNPREDDYQPLHTYFSDEKVLFIGTAEDMNEQYPEWRLFFDGASNSFGVGIGAVLVSPEGKHYPSFTKLRFFCTNNMAEYEACIFGLKIALEMEIKNLIVFSDSDLLVHQTLKEWVTQDSKILSYHCNLLDLAKKFRSLEFRHISRARNIFADALATLSSMIQHPDELVTEPIQIQLQEKLAHCLVMEKSSDGHPWYSDIKEFLKIESYPPSADTTAKSFLCKLSSKFFLNGKVVYKRTSDLGLLRCVDEDEADYLMKEVYSGGDSRNSTIYRLQMNGAVEAVNKNLKKIIRKMTEKHHDWHEKLPYALMAYRTSIRTSTGAMPYNLMYGMEAVLLAEVEIPSLCILMETKLDDTD; translated from the exons ATGACTAAATGGCAAATGATCTTTTTTAAATTCGATATCATCTTCACCACGCAAAAAGCAATCAAGGGACAGGCTATAGTAGATCATTTGGGTAAAAATCCAAGAGAAGATGATTATCAACCGCTTCACACTTATTTTTCAGATGAGAAGGTCCTATTTATTGGTACAGCTGAAGATATGAATGAGCAATACCCTGAGTGGAGACTATTCTTTGATGGTGCTTCGAATTCTTTTGGAGTTGGGATCGGAGCTGTTCTAGTATCGCCTGAAGGAAAACATTATCCCAGTTTCACTAAATTACGATTTTTCTGCACTAACAatatggctgaatatgaagcttgCATTTTTGGACTAAAAATAGCGCTGGAGATGGAGATCAAGAATTTAATAGTGTTTAGTGATTCCGATCTACTCGTGCATCAAACGCTCAAAGAATGGGTAACTCAAGATTCAAAGATTTTGTCATATCATTGCAATTTACTGGATTTAGCAAAAAAATTCAGAAGTTTGGAGTTCAGACATATTTCACGTGCTCGAAATATTTttgctgatgctttggccactttatcTTCAATGATTCAACATCCAGATGAGTTGGTGACTGAACCTATCCAGATTCAATTACAAGAAAAGCTTGCACATTGTCTAGTTATGGAAAAATCTTCTGATGGCCATCCCTGGTACAGTGATATTaaagaatttctcaaaatcgagTCCTATCCTCCAAGTGCTGATACGACTGCTAAAAGTTTTTTGTGCAAATTATCAtccaaatttttcttaaatgggaAGGTGGTATACAAAAGGACATCAGACTTGGGCCTTTTAAGATgcgttgatgaagatgaagcagATTATTTAATGAAAGAAGTGTACAGTG GTGGTGACAGTCGGAATTCTACTATTTATAGACtacagatgaatggagctgtggAGGCAGTGAACAAGAACTTGAAAAAGATAATCCGTAAAATGACTGAAAAACATCATGATTGGCACGAAAAACTCCCCTACGCATTAATGGCATATAGAACTTCTATTCGGACTTCTACTGGGGCAATGCCTTACAACCTCATGTACGGAATGGAAGCAGTTTTGCTAGCTGAggttgaaattccttcattgtgCATACTAATGGAGACCAAACTGGATGACACTGATTGA